A part of Antechinus flavipes isolate AdamAnt ecotype Samford, QLD, Australia chromosome 6, AdamAnt_v2, whole genome shotgun sequence genomic DNA contains:
- the LOC127541655 gene encoding olfactory receptor 14I1-like, with protein sequence MGNFSVITEFLLIEFSSTRELQVLHAALFLLIYLAALLGNLLTCAAIITDPHLHCPMYFFLSNLSLLDIGSISVTLPKFIVNTLCGVQSLSLLGCAAQIFFFLYFAATEFALLVAMSYDRFVAICQPLHYGIIMTPARCLWAAAGSWLSGLLYSAVHTGNMFRLPFSGSNVIHQFFCDVPHVLQVSASDVFNTEFALIVASSCLLFFCFAFLIASYARIFSSVLKIPSVEGRYKAISTCSPQLMILTLFLISIMIAVFRNISDTSPIQNLLIAMAYTTLPPLLNPLIYSLRNQKVTAAMGKMIKRIVFPLTFLKILKF encoded by the coding sequence ATGGGCAACTTCTCAGTCATCACAGAATTCCTCCTCATTGAGTTTTCCAGCACGCGTGAGCTGCAGGTCTTACATGCTGCGCTGTTCCTGCTGATTTACCTGGCAGCCCTCCTGGGGAATCTTCTCACCTGTGCTGCAATTATCACTGACCCACACCTTCATTGTCCTATGTATTTTTTCCTGAGTAACTTATCCCTACTGGACATCGGGAGCATCTCCGTCACGCTTCCTAAATTCATTGTGAATACCCTGTGTGGTGTTCAGTCCCTGTCCCTCCTGGGATGTGCTGCCCAgatcttcttctttctttattttgcagCTACAGAGTTTGCTTTACTTGTGGCCATGTCCTATGACCGCTTTGTGGCCATCTGCCAGCCCCTCCACTATGGCATCATCATGACTCCAGCACGTTGTCTCTGGGCAGCAGCTGGATCATGGCTCAGTGGGCTTCTTTATTCAGCTGTACATACAGGGAACATGTTCCGCCTCCCCTTCTCAGGATCCAATGTGATCCACCAGTTTTTCTGTGATGTCCCTCATGTTTTGCAAGTCTCAGCCTCTGATGTGTTTAATACTGAGTTTGCATTAATTGTAGCAAGTTcgtgtcttttgtttttttgctttgcctttttaatcGCATCCTATGCTCGCATCTTCTCCAGTGTGCTCAAGATTCCTTCTGTGGAAGGACGCTACAAGGCCATTTCGACCTGCTCCCCTCAATTGATGATCCTCACactatttctcatttctataatgATTGCAGTCTTCAGGAACATATCAGACACATCACCTATCCAAAACCTTTTAATTGCAATGGCCTATACAACACTGCCTCCCCTGCTGAACCCTCTCATCTATAGCCTGAGGAACCAGAAGGTCACAGCTGCCATGGGCAAGATGATCAAGAGGATAGTTTTTCCCCTCACtttcttgaaaatattaaaattttga
- the LOC127541656 gene encoding olfactory receptor 14I1-like, producing the protein MGNFSVITEFLLMEFSSTRELQVLHAVLFLLIYLAALLGNLLTCAAIITDPHLHCPMYFFLSNLSLLDIGTISVTLPKFIVNSLCGVQSLSLLGCAAQIFFFLFFGTTEFALLVAMSYDRFVAICQPLHYSIIMTPARCLWAAGGSWLSGLLYSAVHTGNMFRLPFSGSNVIHQFFCDIPHVLKVSASDVFNTEFLLIVASSCLLLFCFAFLIASYTRIFSSVLKIPSVEGRYKAISTCSPQLVILMLFLISAMIAVLRNISDTSPIQNLLIAMAYTTLPPLLNPLIYSLRNQKVTAAMGKMIKRIFFPEKEMLFHENIKTLKNTYLACKMCKVTHEVA; encoded by the coding sequence ATGGGCAACTTCTCAGTCATCACAGAGTTCCTCCTCATGGAATTTTCCAGCACACGGGAGCTGCAGGTCTTACACGCTGTGCTATTCCTGCTGATTTACCTGGCAGCCCTCCTGGGGAATCTTCTCACCTGTGCTGCAATTATCACTGACCCACACCTTCACTGTCCTATGTATTTTTTCCTGAGTAACTTATCACTGCTGGATATTGGGACCATCTCCGTCACGCTTCCTAAATTCATTGTGAATTCCTTGTGTGGCGTTCAGTCCCTGTCCCTCCTGGGATGTGCTGcacaaattttcttctttctcttttttggaacAACAGAGTTTGCTTTGCTTGTGGCCATGTCCTATGACCGCTTTGTGGCCATCTGCCAGCCCCTCCACTATAGCATCATCATGACTCCAGCACGTTGTCTCTGGGCAGCAGGTGGTTCGTGGCTCAGTGGGCTTCTTTATTCAGCTGTACACACAGGGAACATGTTCCGCCTGCCCTTCTCAGGATCCAATGTGATCCACCAGTTTTTCTGTGATATTCCTCATGTCTTGAAAGTCTCAGCCTCTGATGTGTTTAATACTGAGTTTCTATTAATTGTGGCAAGTTcgtgtcttttgcttttctgctttgcctttttaattGCATCCTATACTCGCATCTTCTCCAGTGTGCTCAAGATTCCTTCTGTGGAAGGACGCTACAAGGCCATTTCAACCTGCTCCCCTCAATTGGTGATTCTCATGTTATTTCTCATTTCTGCAATGATTGCAGTCCTCAGGAACATATCAGACACATCACCTATCCAAAACCTTTTAATTGCAATGGCTTATACAACATTACCTCCCCTGCTGAACCCTCTCATCTATAGCCTGAGGAACCAGAAGGTCACAGCTGCCATGGGTAAGATGATCAAGAGGatattttttccagaaaaagaaatgttattccatgaaaacataaaaacattGAAGAATACGTATTTGGCATGTAAAATGTGTAAGGTAACACATGAAGTAGCCTGA
- the LOC127541657 gene encoding olfactory receptor 14I1-like, which produces MGNFSIITEFLLMEFSSTRELQVLHAVLFLLIYLAALLGNFLTCAAIITDPHLHCPMYFFLSNLSLLDIGNISVTLPKFIVNSLCGIQSLSLLGCAAQMFFFILFAATEFALLVAMSYDRYVAICQPLHYGIIMTPTRCLWAAAGSWLSGLLYSAVHTVNMFRLPFSGSNVIHQFFCDIPHVLKVSASDVFNTEFVLIVASSCFLLFCFAFLIASYARIFSSVLKIPSVEGRYKAISTCSPQLMIIMLFLSSSMMAVFRDTSDTSPIQNLLTAMAYTTLPSLLNPLIYSLRNKKVTAAMGKMIKKIFYLKKYSSLKT; this is translated from the coding sequence ATGGGCAACTTCTCAATCATCACTGAGTTCCTCCTCATGGAGTTTTCCAGCACACGGGAGCTGCAGGTCTTACATGCTGTGCTGTTCCTGCTGATTTACCTGGCAGCCCTTCTGGGGAATTTTCTCACCTGTGCTGCAATTATCACTGACCCACACCTTCACTGTCCTATGTATTTTTTCCTGAGTAACTTATCCCTGCTGGATATCGGCAACATCTCAGTCACGCTTCCTAAattcattgtgaattctttgtgTGGTATTCAGTCCCTGTCCCTCCTGGGCTGTGCTGCCCAGAtgttcttctttattctttttgcagCCACAGAGTTTGCTTTGCTTGTGGCCATGTCCTATGACCGCTATGTGGCCATCTGCCAGCCCCTCCACTATGGTATCATCATGACTCCAACACGTTGTCTCTGGGCAGCAGCTGGATCATGGCTCAGCGGGCTTCTTTATTCAGCTGTACACACAGTGAACATGTTCCGCCTGCCCTTCTCAGGATCCAATGTGATCCACCAGTTTTTCTGTGACATCCCTCATGTCTTGAAAGTCTCAGCCTCTGATGTGTTTAATACTGAGTTTGTATTAATTGTAGCAAGttcatgttttttgttattttgctttgcctttttaatcGCATCCTACGCTCGCATCTTCTCCAGTGTGCTCAAGATTCCTTCTGTGGAAGGGCGCTACAAGGCCATTTCCACATGCTCCCCTCAGTTGATGATCATCatgttatttctctcttcttcaatgATGGCAGTTTTCAGGGATACATCAGACACATCACCTATCCAAAACCTTTTAACTGCAATGGCCTACACAACACTGCCTTCACTGTTGAACCCTCTTATTTATAGTCTGAGGAACAAGAAGGTCACAGCTGCCATGGGcaaaatgatcaagaaaatattttatctcaAGAAATATTCATCCTTGAAAACTTAA
- the LOC127541658 gene encoding olfactory receptor 14I1-like, protein MSNCTIIMEFFLMEYSSIRELQVLHAILFLVIYVAALLGNLLTVSAIVTDPHLHSPMYFFLSNLSLLDLGCISVTLPKFIVNSLTGNRAISLLGCAAQVFFLIFFVATEIFLLVAMSYDRFVAISHPLHYGVTMTPFRCLWAAIGSWLSGLIYSAAHTGNMFRLPFSGSNVIHQFFCDIPHVLKVSSPEVRNTEYILLATSSILILFCFVFLIISYTYIFSTVFKMPSVEGRHKALSTCSPQLIIFLLFLLAGMFSVFGHASDTSSVQNLLISMTYTILPPFMNPIIYSLRNMQIKVALARIIKTTFFPKKEMSVFETIKK, encoded by the coding sequence ATGAGCAATTGTACCATCATCATGGAATTCTTCCTTATGGAGTATTCCAGCATCCGAGAGCTGCAGGTCTTGCACgctattctttttttggtcatatacgTTGCAGCCCTGCTGGGGAATCTCCTCACTGTCAGTGCCATTGTCACCGACCCACACCTTCACTCtccaatgtatttttttctgagcAACCTTTCCCTGTTGGATCTTGGTTGCATCTCAGTCACTCTTCCCAAATTCATTGTGAATTCTCTGACAGGCAATCGAGCCATTTCTCTCCTGGGTTGTGCTGCTCaggttttcttccttatcttctttgTTGCAACAGAAATTTTTTTGCTTGTGGCGATGTCCTATGACCGCTTTGTGGCCATTTCCCACCCTTTACACTATGGAGTCACCATGACACCATTCCGCTGTCTTTGGGCGGCAATTGGTTCATGGCTCAGTGGGCTCATCTATTCAGCTGCACACACAGGGAACATGTTCCGTCTGCCTTTCTCAGGATCCAATGTGATCCATCAGTTTTTTTGTGACATCCCTCATGTCTTGAAGGTCTCATCTCCTGAGGTTCGTAATACTGAGTATATACTCCTTGCCACCagttccattttaattttattctgctttgtttttttaatcatatccTATACTTATATCTTCTCCACTGTATTTAAAATGCCCTCTGTGGAGGGGCGTCACAAAGCTTTGTCTACATGTTCACCTCAACTGATTatctttctcttattccttctTGCTGGCATGTTCAGTGTTTTTGGTCATGCTTCAGACACTTCCTCGGTGCAGAATCTTTTGATTTCAATGACTTACACAATTTTGCCTCCATTTATGAATCCTATTATTTATAGTCTGAGAAATATGCAAATCAAGGTTGCACTGGCCAGGATAATCAAAACTACCTTTTTTCCCAAGAAGGAAATGTCTGTCtttgaaacaattaaaaagtaA